The proteins below come from a single Triticum aestivum cultivar Chinese Spring chromosome 5D, IWGSC CS RefSeq v2.1, whole genome shotgun sequence genomic window:
- the LOC543453 gene encoding ammonium transporter 3 member 2, protein MSVPVAYQGNTSAAVADWLNKGDNAWQLTASTLVGLMSVPGMVVLYGGVVKKKWAVNSAFMALYAFAAVWICWVVWAYNMSFGEELLPFWGKAGPALDQAFLVGRASLPATAHYRADGTLETAMVEPYFPMATVVYFQCVFAAITLILVAGSLLGRMSFLAWMLFVPLWLTFSYTVGAFSVWGGGFLFHWGVIDYCGGYVIHIPAGVAGFTAAYWVGPRTKKDRESFPPNNILFALTGAGLLWMGWAGFNGGGPYAANVDSSMAILNTNICTAASLIVWTCLDAVFFKKPSVVGAVQAVITGLVCITPGAGVVQGWAALVMGVLAGSVPWYTMMVLHKRSKLLQRVDDTLGVIHTHGVAGLLGGVLTGLFAEPNLCNLFLPVTNSRGAFYGGNGGAQLGKQIAGALFVIGWNVVVTSIICVVIRLVVPLRMSEEKLAIGDDAVHGEEAYALWGDGEHYDDTKHGAAVVPV, encoded by the exons ATGTCGGTGCCGGTGGCGTACCAGGGGaacacgtcggcggcggtggccgACTGGCTGAACAAGGGCGACAACGCGTGGCAGCTGACGGCGTCCACGCTGGTGGGCCTCATGAGCGTGCCGGGCATGGTGGTGCTGTACGGCGGCGTGGTGAAGAAGAAGTGGGCGGTCAACTCCGCCTTCATGGCGCTCTACGCCTTCGCCGCCGTCTGGATCTGCTGGGTCGTCTGGGCCTACAACATGTCCTTCGGCGAGGAGCTGCTCCCGTTCTGGGGCAAGGCCGGCCCGGCGCTCGACCAGGCCTTCCTCGTCGGCCGCGCCTCGCTCCCGGCCACCGCGCACTACCGCGCAGACGGCACGCTCGAGACGGCCATGGTGGAGCCCTACTTCCCCATGGCCACCGTCGTCTACTTCCAGTGCGTGTTCGCCGCCATCACGCTCATCCTGGTGGCCGGGTCGCTGCTGGGCCGCATGAGCTTCCTGGCGTGGATGCTCTTCGTGCCGCTCTGGCTCACCTTCTCCTACACCGTCGGCGCCTTCTCCGTGTGGGGCGGCGGCTTCCTCTTCCACTGGGGCGTCATCGACTACTGCGGCGGCTACGTCATCCACATCCCCGCCGGCGTCGCCGGCTTCACCGCCGCGTACTGGGTCGGGCCAAGGACCAAGAAGGACAGGGAGAGCTTCCCGCCCAACAACATCCTGTTCGCGCTCACCGGCGCCGGGCTGCTGTGGATGGGGTGGGCCGGGTTCAACGGCGGCGGGCCGTACGCGGCCAATGTCGACTCGTCCATGGCCATCCTGAACACCAACATCTGCACGGCGGCGAGCCTCATCGTCTGGACCTGCCTCGATGCCGTCTTCTTcaagaagccctccgtggtcggcGCCGTCCAGGCCGTGATCACCGGTCTCGTCTGCATCACGCCAGGCGCAG GTGTCGTGCAGGGTTGGGCGGCGCTGGTTATGGGCGTGCTGGCCGGCAGTGTGCCGTGGTACACCATGATGGTGCTCCACAAGCGCTCCAAGCTCCTTCAACGCGTCGACGACACCCTTGGCGTCATCCACACCCACGGCGTCGCCGGCCTGCTGGGCGGCGTCCTCACGGGCCTCTTCGCCGAGCCGAACCTCTGCAATCTATTCCTTCCGGTCACCAACTCCCGGGGCGCCTTCTACGGTGGTAACGGTGGGGCGCAGCTCGGGAAGCAGATCGCCGGAGCGCTCTTCGTGATCGGGTGGAACGTGGTCGTCACGTCCATTATCTGCGTCGTCATCCGCCTTGTCGTCCCGCTGCGCATGTCCGAGGAGAAGCTCGCCATTGGCGACGACGCCGTGCACGGCGAGGAGGCCTACGCGTTGTGGGGCGATGGCGAGCACTACGATGACACCAAGCACGGCGCCGCCGTCGTGCCGGTGTGA
- the LOC123126102 gene encoding subtilisin-like protease SBT3.17, with amino-acid sequence MTPPTATSLTLLVLAAITMVAAADGPPATYLFFVDPTPPGVTCMQYHLGILTAALGSEEKAKAAIIYNYKNVVSGFSARVTPAELEAIKKQPHVNRALPSATLQLMSSNFDGVN; translated from the exons ATGACGCCTCCGACGGCCacctccctcaccctcctcgtcctcgccgccATCACCATGGTCGCCGCGGCGGACGGGCCGCCCGCCACCTACCTGTTCTTCGTCGACCCCACACCGCCCGGCGTCACCTGCATGCAGTACCACCTCGGCATCCTCACCGCCGCCCTCGGCAG CGAGGAGAAGGCGAAGGCGGCGATCATATACAACTACAAGAACGTGGTCAGCGGCTTCTCGGCGAGGGTCACGCcggccgagctcgaggccatcaaGA AGCAACCGCATGTGAACCGGGCGCTGCCGAGCGCGACGTTGCAACTCATGAGCAGCAACTTCGACGGCGTCAACTGA